A single region of the Manihot esculenta cultivar AM560-2 chromosome 12, M.esculenta_v8, whole genome shotgun sequence genome encodes:
- the LOC110628241 gene encoding aspartic proteinase-like protein 1 isoform X1: protein MAARSLLILAMASLLVEESLEITFSSKLIHRFSDEVKALRVSENESLRMSNLWPAKKSVEYYQKLVSSDLQRQKMKLGPRYNFLFPSEGSTTTSFGNDFGWLHYTWIDIGTPHTSFLVALDAGSDLLWVPCDCMQCAPLSASYYSSLDRDLSEYSPSHSSTSKHLYCSHRLCESGPNCKSVKQPCPYSVDYYTENTSSSGLLVEDILHLASDGDDALNTSVQAAVVIGCGMKQSGGYLDGVAPDGLMGLGLSEISVPSFLAKAGLIRNSFSMCFDEDDSGRIFFGDQGPTTQQSTPFLTLDGNYTTYIVGVDACCVGSSCLKQTSYQALVDTGSSFTFLPDEVYERVTEEFDRQVNATISSFEGYPWKYCYKSSPNYSPKVPSVKLIFPLNNSFVIHNPVFMIYGIQGVAGFCLAIQPTDEDIGIIGQNFMTGYRMVFDRENLKLGWSHSSCEGQNDGKRMPLTSPNAAPVNPLPTNEQQSTPGGHAVSPAVAGRAPSNPSAASAQLLESHFYLKSLLLVLLLHILI from the exons ATGGCGGCTCGATCTCTGCTTATTCTGGCAATGGCGAGCCTTCTCGTGGAGGAGAGCTTAGAAATTACATTCTCGTCGAAGCTGATTCATAGATTCTCTGACGAAGTGAAGGCGCTTAGGGTTTCGGAGAATGAGAGCTTGAGAATGAGTAACTTATGGCCTGCGAAGAAGAGTGTGGAGTATTACCAGAAGCTCGTCAGCAGTGACCTTCAGAGGCAGAAGATGAAGCTCGGACCTCGTTACAATTTTCTCTTCCCTTCCGAAGGCAGCACAACGACGTCGTTTGGAAATGACTTTGGATG GTTGCATTACACCTGGATTGATATAGGGACACCTCACACATCATTTCTTGTTGCACTTGATGCTGGGAGTGATCTATTATGGGTGCCTTGTGATTGCATGCAATGTGCCCCTCTATCTGCAAGTTACTATAGTAGTCTG GATAGAGATCTGAGTGAATATAGTCCTTCTCATTCAAGTACCAGCAAGCATCTATATTGCAGCCATCGGTTATGTGAATCAGGTCCAAACTGCAAAAGCGTTAAGCAGCCATGCCCTTACTCTGTTGATTATTACACAGAAAACACATCAAGCTCAGGATTGCTGGTTGAGGACATACTACATCTTGCATCAGATGGTGATGATGCATTAAATACTTCTGTGCAGGCTGCAGTTGTCATAGG ATGTGGCATGAAGCAAAGTGGTGGTTATTTGGATGGGGTTGCACCTGATGGTCTGATGGGCTTAGGACTATCAGAAATTTCAGTTCCCAGTTTTCTTGCTAAAGCAGGATTGATCAGAAACTCTTTCTCAATGTGCTTTGATGAGGATGACTCGGGGAGAATATTTTTTGGTGATCAAGGACCCACAACCCAGCAGTCTACTCCATTCCTGACTCTAGATGGGAATTA CACAACATACATCGTGGGAGTGGACGCCTGTTGTGTTGGCAGTTCTTGCCTGAAGCAGACAAGCTACCAGGCACTAGTTGATACTGGCTCATCATTTACATTTCTTCCAGATGAGGTTTATGAGAGAGTGACTGAGGAG TTTGACCGACAAGTGAATGCCACGATCTCCAGCTTTGAAGGTTATCCTTGGAAATATTGCTACAAATCCAG TCCAAATTACTCTCCGAAAGTTCCATCTGTGAAGCTCATTTTCCCTCTAAACAACAGCTTTGTGATCCATAATCCTGTTTTTATGATCTATGGCATTCAG GGAGTTGCTGGGTTTTGTTTAGCCATACAACCGACCGATGAAGATATTGGAATCATTGGAC AAAATTTCATGACGGGATATCGAATGGTATTTGATAGGGAAAACTTGAAGTTGGGATGGTCACACTCTAGTT GTGAAGGTCAAAATGATGGTAAGAGGATGCCTCTTACTTCTCCCAATGCGGCGCCAGTTAACCCATTACCAACAAACGAGCAGCAGAGCACTCCTGGAGGACATGCAGTTTCACCTGCTGTTGCTGGAAGAGCTCCATCTAACCCGTCAGCTGCCTCAGCCCAACTACTCGAATCCCATTTTTATTTGAAGTCATTGCTGCTGGTGTTGCTGCTTCACATACTTATTTAG
- the LOC110628241 gene encoding aspartic proteinase-like protein 1 isoform X2 yields the protein MAARSLLILAMASLLVEESLEITFSSKLIHRFSDEVKALRVSENESLRMSNLWPAKKSVEYYQKLVSSDLQRQKMKLGPRYNFLFPSEGSTTTSFGNDFGWLHYTWIDIGTPHTSFLVALDAGSDLLWVPCDCMQCAPLSASYYSSLDRDLSEYSPSHSSTSKHLYCSHRLCESGPNCKSVKQPCPYSVDYYTENTSSSGLLVEDILHLASDGDDALNTSVQAAVVIGCGMKQSGGYLDGVAPDGLMGLGLSEISVPSFLAKAGLIRNSFSMCFDEDDSGRIFFGDQGPTTQQSTPFLTLDGNYTTYIVGVDACCVGSSCLKQTSYQALVDTGSSFTFLPDEVYERVTEEFDRQVNATISSFEGYPWKYCYKSSPNYSPKVPSVKLIFPLNNSFVIHNPVFMIYGIQVKVKMMVRGCLLLLPMRRQLTHYQQTSSRALLEDMQFHLLLLEELHLTRQLPQPNYSNPIFI from the exons ATGGCGGCTCGATCTCTGCTTATTCTGGCAATGGCGAGCCTTCTCGTGGAGGAGAGCTTAGAAATTACATTCTCGTCGAAGCTGATTCATAGATTCTCTGACGAAGTGAAGGCGCTTAGGGTTTCGGAGAATGAGAGCTTGAGAATGAGTAACTTATGGCCTGCGAAGAAGAGTGTGGAGTATTACCAGAAGCTCGTCAGCAGTGACCTTCAGAGGCAGAAGATGAAGCTCGGACCTCGTTACAATTTTCTCTTCCCTTCCGAAGGCAGCACAACGACGTCGTTTGGAAATGACTTTGGATG GTTGCATTACACCTGGATTGATATAGGGACACCTCACACATCATTTCTTGTTGCACTTGATGCTGGGAGTGATCTATTATGGGTGCCTTGTGATTGCATGCAATGTGCCCCTCTATCTGCAAGTTACTATAGTAGTCTG GATAGAGATCTGAGTGAATATAGTCCTTCTCATTCAAGTACCAGCAAGCATCTATATTGCAGCCATCGGTTATGTGAATCAGGTCCAAACTGCAAAAGCGTTAAGCAGCCATGCCCTTACTCTGTTGATTATTACACAGAAAACACATCAAGCTCAGGATTGCTGGTTGAGGACATACTACATCTTGCATCAGATGGTGATGATGCATTAAATACTTCTGTGCAGGCTGCAGTTGTCATAGG ATGTGGCATGAAGCAAAGTGGTGGTTATTTGGATGGGGTTGCACCTGATGGTCTGATGGGCTTAGGACTATCAGAAATTTCAGTTCCCAGTTTTCTTGCTAAAGCAGGATTGATCAGAAACTCTTTCTCAATGTGCTTTGATGAGGATGACTCGGGGAGAATATTTTTTGGTGATCAAGGACCCACAACCCAGCAGTCTACTCCATTCCTGACTCTAGATGGGAATTA CACAACATACATCGTGGGAGTGGACGCCTGTTGTGTTGGCAGTTCTTGCCTGAAGCAGACAAGCTACCAGGCACTAGTTGATACTGGCTCATCATTTACATTTCTTCCAGATGAGGTTTATGAGAGAGTGACTGAGGAG TTTGACCGACAAGTGAATGCCACGATCTCCAGCTTTGAAGGTTATCCTTGGAAATATTGCTACAAATCCAG TCCAAATTACTCTCCGAAAGTTCCATCTGTGAAGCTCATTTTCCCTCTAAACAACAGCTTTGTGATCCATAATCCTGTTTTTATGATCTATGGCATTCAG GTGAAGGTCAAAATGATGGTAAGAGGATGCCTCTTACTTCTCCCAATGCGGCGCCAGTTAACCCATTACCAACAAACGAGCAGCAGAGCACTCCTGGAGGACATGCAGTTTCACCTGCTGTTGCTGGAAGAGCTCCATCTAACCCGTCAGCTGCCTCAGCCCAACTACTCGAATCCCATTTTTATTTGA